A window of Paenibacillus polygoni contains these coding sequences:
- the groES gene encoding co-chaperone GroES — MIRPLGERVLVEPIEQEETTAFGIVLPDSAKEKPQEGKVIAVGAGSLKDGVRVPLEVKEGDRVIFSKYAGTELKYEGKEYLIMKESDIHAILG; from the coding sequence ATGATCAGACCTTTAGGTGAACGCGTATTGGTAGAACCGATCGAACAAGAAGAGACAACAGCTTTCGGGATTGTACTTCCGGACTCTGCTAAAGAAAAACCGCAAGAGGGTAAAGTTATCGCTGTTGGCGCTGGAAGCTTAAAAGATGGCGTTCGTGTTCCTTTGGAAGTAAAAGAAGGAGACCGCGTTATTTTCTCCAAATACGCTGGAACAGAGCTTAAATACGAAGGTAAAGAATATTTGATTATGAAGGAAAGCGACATTCACGCAATCTTGGGTTAA
- the tatC gene encoding twin-arginine translocase subunit TatC → MSEQEEGMTLVNHLGELRRRLVAVLVVLLLGLIGGLFISDPIYQYLITYGPLPGIELHALTLWDGLGMYMKIALIFSLVITLPFTAYQIWKFVSPGLTPSEQKATVRYIPFVLLLFLLGIAFSYKILLPMATSFTSSINQNLGLVETYGMAQYFTFMFNLILPVSLLFELPVVVMFLTKLRILNPLRLRKMRRISYFILVFIAVFVTPPDFISDILVTIPLILLYEFSVFLSSVVYRKQLEETEEYESRYVKIDAGEKV, encoded by the coding sequence TTGTCTGAACAAGAAGAAGGCATGACGCTGGTTAATCATTTGGGTGAACTGCGAAGACGTCTTGTCGCTGTACTGGTCGTTCTTCTGCTCGGACTGATTGGCGGGTTATTTATTAGTGATCCGATCTATCAATATTTGATAACCTATGGGCCTCTTCCGGGTATTGAACTGCATGCCCTTACGCTATGGGATGGACTAGGGATGTATATGAAGATTGCCCTGATTTTTTCACTCGTGATTACGTTGCCTTTTACTGCCTATCAGATTTGGAAATTTGTAAGTCCAGGTCTGACGCCAAGTGAGCAGAAAGCGACTGTACGTTATATTCCTTTTGTCCTTTTGTTGTTCTTATTAGGGATTGCTTTTTCCTACAAAATATTGCTCCCGATGGCCACTTCCTTTACAAGCAGTATTAATCAGAATCTTGGCCTTGTCGAAACGTACGGGATGGCACAATATTTTACGTTTATGTTTAATCTAATCTTGCCTGTATCACTGTTATTTGAACTGCCTGTTGTGGTTATGTTTCTGACAAAACTGCGAATTCTCAATCCACTGCGTTTACGTAAAATGCGCCGGATCTCCTATTTTATACTTGTATTTATCGCTGTATTTGTAACCCCGCCTGATTTTATTTCCGATATTTTGGTTACAATTCCTTTGATTCTGCTTTATGAATTCAGTGTCTTTCTGTCATCTGTGGTTTACCGGAAACAGCTCGAAGAGACGGAGGAATACGAATCGAGATATGTGAAGATCGATGCAGGGGAGAAGGTTTAG
- the tatA gene encoding twin-arginine translocase TatA/TatE family subunit has protein sequence MPNIGGTGFILLVIVALLLFGPNKLPELGRAVGRTFREFKNGAQEIMSDESSSRKGPSASEVKPAEAATVQKTEDKRLPE, from the coding sequence ATGCCAAATATCGGAGGAACGGGCTTTATTCTGCTTGTCATTGTTGCCTTGTTGTTATTCGGACCTAATAAGCTTCCTGAACTGGGACGAGCTGTCGGCAGAACGTTCCGTGAATTTAAGAATGGTGCGCAGGAGATCATGTCAGATGAATCATCGTCCCGTAAGGGACCTTCAGCAAGTGAAGTTAAGCCAGCTGAAGCAGCAACGGTTCAGAAAACAGAGGATAAGCGCCTGCCGGAGTAA
- a CDS encoding MogA/MoaB family molybdenum cofactor biosynthesis protein has product MLWKTAILTASDKGARGEREDTSAQVIRELVEEELGGEIIEYRIVPDEPDEIIAALIEMTDYFHADLVLTTGGTELAIRDVTPEATRRVIDREVPGMAEAMRMTVLQKNRGAMLFRGICGIRGRTLIVNLPGTPKGVHENLAAIMDQLPEALLMVTGQFRQ; this is encoded by the coding sequence ATGTTGTGGAAAACAGCGATCCTTACAGCAAGTGATAAGGGAGCGAGAGGAGAGCGGGAAGACACGAGTGCGCAGGTCATCCGTGAACTTGTCGAAGAAGAACTGGGCGGTGAGATTATTGAATACCGCATTGTACCTGATGAACCAGACGAGATCATTGCTGCGTTGATCGAAATGACGGACTATTTTCATGCGGATCTTGTTCTTACCACAGGCGGGACTGAACTTGCGATACGAGACGTAACCCCAGAAGCTACGCGCAGAGTCATTGACCGTGAAGTACCGGGTATGGCAGAGGCCATGCGGATGACGGTGCTCCAGAAGAACCGGGGAGCGATGCTCTTTAGAGGAATCTGCGGTATTCGCGGAAGAACTCTAATTGTGAATCTGCCGGGAACTCCAAAGGGTGTACACGAGAATCTCGCAGCGATTATGGACCAGCTCCCTGAGGCACTTTTGATGGTTACAGGACAATTTAGACAGTAA